From a single Oceaniferula flava genomic region:
- the gyrB gene encoding DNA topoisomerase (ATP-hydrolyzing) subunit B — MTDMPNEPEQEPEINQDAADTNVSDAQEYGASQIDKLEGLDAVRKRPGMYIGDPDVRGLHHCVFEVLDNSIDEHLAGYCNKISISLHVDGSCSIADDGRGIPVEMHPKFGIPAVELVLTSLHAGGKFGQGAYKYSGGLHGVGAKCVNALSDWFRAEVSREGKVHAITFERGKTVKPLEVVGDVDPNHTGTTITFFPDATIFVDTIEFEFARLSTRLRELAFLNPGLEIELQDERPESAQSAKFFYAKGIEEFVAQLGENKTVVHPDPVVIKGKRKIEVDYDGKIAKDDVFADIVFQYNDSYQDNILCFANSIPNADGGTHLTGFRGALTRSINQYAKANKILKDKDPALSGDDVREGIVCVLSVKMPNPRFSSQTKDKLVNAEIEGVVSSIVYEGLQDYFEENPNLAKTIIDKAINAARARDAARKARETVRKSVMSGGGLPGKLADCSERDPAKSEIYIVEGDSAGGSAKSGRNRINQAILPLRGKVINVEKARLHRALQNKEIQAMITAIGAGIGEGDQEGAFDIEKVRYHKVVIMTDADIDGAHIRTLLLTFFCRHMPELVKAGYLYIAQPPLYKITRKKREEYLADDDALNEVLIRLGSEDVKLKKYGSEDTVESDLLKSVLDTLAQLTRFTTTLEGHGGNFQDLLSEGKDGHLPEYMVRIRVGNEEEIMYFDTEKELLAYAQENRDLRLFDEELSEEEEAEYKEKFNGVQRRAVKRELHESSAIAKILARLNEFGLQTDPFFSDDKPVYELIEGDSTEDPLPVFNLFEILDRVLEIGRRGMRIQRFKGLGEMNAKELYATTMDPETRQFLRVRLDEENAIEADKMFDVLMGDIVEPRKRFIEDNALNVQNLDV; from the coding sequence ATGACCGATATGCCAAATGAGCCCGAGCAGGAGCCTGAAATCAATCAGGATGCTGCCGATACCAATGTCTCCGACGCCCAAGAATATGGTGCGTCCCAAATCGATAAACTTGAGGGCCTGGACGCCGTTCGGAAGCGCCCCGGCATGTATATCGGTGACCCGGATGTGCGTGGTTTGCACCACTGTGTGTTCGAGGTGTTAGATAACTCCATCGATGAGCACCTCGCTGGCTATTGTAACAAAATCAGCATTTCCCTGCACGTCGACGGATCATGCTCCATTGCCGATGATGGTCGTGGTATTCCCGTTGAGATGCACCCGAAGTTCGGTATTCCCGCTGTCGAGCTCGTGCTCACCAGCCTGCACGCCGGTGGTAAGTTTGGCCAAGGTGCCTACAAATACTCCGGCGGCCTGCACGGTGTCGGTGCCAAGTGCGTCAACGCCCTGTCCGATTGGTTCCGGGCCGAGGTCAGCCGGGAAGGAAAAGTCCATGCCATCACCTTCGAACGTGGTAAAACGGTCAAGCCACTTGAAGTGGTGGGGGATGTGGACCCGAATCACACTGGCACCACCATTACCTTCTTCCCCGATGCGACGATTTTCGTCGATACTATCGAGTTCGAATTTGCCCGCCTGTCCACCCGCCTGCGCGAATTGGCATTCTTGAACCCCGGTTTGGAAATCGAACTGCAAGATGAACGTCCGGAAAGTGCGCAGTCGGCCAAGTTTTTCTACGCCAAGGGGATCGAGGAGTTTGTCGCCCAGTTAGGCGAGAACAAAACCGTGGTGCACCCCGATCCGGTGGTCATCAAGGGCAAGCGCAAGATCGAGGTGGATTACGATGGCAAGATCGCCAAGGACGACGTCTTTGCCGACATTGTGTTCCAATACAACGATAGCTATCAGGACAACATCCTCTGCTTCGCCAACTCCATTCCCAATGCCGATGGCGGAACGCACCTCACCGGCTTCCGCGGTGCTCTAACAAGGTCGATCAACCAATACGCCAAGGCGAACAAGATTCTCAAGGATAAGGATCCGGCGCTGTCCGGCGACGATGTGCGCGAGGGCATCGTCTGTGTGCTCAGCGTCAAGATGCCGAACCCACGATTCAGCTCGCAGACCAAGGACAAGCTGGTCAATGCCGAGATCGAGGGTGTGGTCAGCTCCATCGTCTACGAGGGGCTTCAGGACTATTTCGAAGAGAACCCGAACTTGGCGAAAACCATCATCGACAAGGCGATCAACGCCGCCCGCGCCCGCGATGCCGCCCGGAAAGCTCGCGAGACCGTTCGGAAGTCGGTCATGTCCGGCGGCGGACTGCCCGGAAAGCTGGCCGATTGCTCAGAGCGCGATCCTGCCAAATCTGAAATTTACATTGTGGAGGGCGACTCCGCAGGTGGCTCGGCCAAATCAGGCCGAAACCGTATCAACCAGGCGATCCTTCCTCTGCGGGGTAAGGTCATCAACGTGGAAAAAGCCCGTCTTCACCGCGCCCTTCAGAACAAGGAAATCCAAGCCATGATCACAGCCATCGGTGCAGGGATCGGCGAGGGCGACCAGGAAGGAGCCTTTGATATCGAAAAAGTCCGCTATCACAAGGTGGTGATCATGACCGATGCCGATATCGATGGTGCCCACATTCGGACCCTGCTGCTGACGTTTTTCTGTCGACACATGCCGGAGCTGGTGAAAGCCGGTTACCTCTACATCGCGCAGCCGCCGCTCTATAAAATCACGCGCAAGAAACGTGAGGAGTATCTGGCTGACGATGACGCCCTGAACGAAGTGTTGATCCGCCTGGGATCCGAGGACGTGAAGCTAAAAAAATACGGCTCCGAGGACACCGTGGAGAGCGACCTGCTGAAAAGTGTGCTCGATACGCTCGCGCAGCTGACCCGCTTCACCACCACGCTCGAAGGACACGGTGGGAATTTCCAAGACCTGCTGTCCGAAGGAAAAGACGGCCACCTGCCCGAATACATGGTCCGCATCCGGGTCGGTAACGAGGAGGAAATCATGTATTTCGACACGGAAAAAGAACTGCTGGCCTACGCCCAGGAGAACCGTGACCTCAGACTCTTCGATGAAGAACTCAGCGAGGAAGAGGAGGCTGAATACAAGGAGAAATTCAACGGTGTGCAGCGCCGTGCAGTGAAACGTGAACTGCACGAGTCCTCTGCCATCGCCAAGATCCTGGCTCGCCTCAACGAGTTCGGACTGCAGACCGATCCCTTCTTCTCCGATGACAAACCGGTTTACGAACTGATCGAAGGGGACTCCACCGAGGATCCACTGCCGGTGTTCAACCTATTTGAAATCCTCGATCGGGTTCTGGAAATTGGCCGTCGCGGTATGCGCATTCAGCGATTCAAAGGTCTCGGTGAGATGAATGCCAAGGAGCTCTACGCCACCACCATGGATCCTGAGACCCGCCAGTTCCTTCGCGTCCGCCTGGATGAGGAAAACGCCATTGAAGCCGACAAGATGTTCGATGTCCTGATGGGCGATATCGTCGAACCTCGTAAACGCTTCATCGAAGACAACGCCCTGAACGTCCAGAACTTGGATGTCTAA
- a CDS encoding PD-(D/E)XK nuclease family protein: MSQIEFDLSTEPEAEPLPDREFLGWDAPLLESLTQWLLDLGPDLASTLVVVPTTNSGRRLRMALATGGPGGTGVLAPHVMPPNRLFEAEHAASRQESLWAWVRTIQNIAVEDFPTLLPNHVSGSTRSFSAALALARQLMTLRDQLADGDATFRDAGFHSQEKERWQELEALETAMLQRLGQWKLSDPVLAKRNTAKNPELITGVKRVVLACVPDPTPLALRAIKAFLTKNIPVTVLIHAPESEADSFDAWGTPITEVWQRKTIDFPEWQERMHVVDSASEAAETCLQVLAEAKSESSDVALALCDPSFSASLGKSFTEAGWPLFDPEGKSLADSGLMRLLRVMRDLTAENAPFAALQEFVRLPGAEEFLPRDLSRRAAAAELDRLQVRHLPETVKDALQLTRSDSAKAIINSVGDGISKLSSDRSGEVLRQWLTRWLKATEDRLSGTAEAAEPRFAEALDALARLEQFGEKPKPADVFEMLAESLQSAMASSNRDSTVLDLQGWLEISYDPAAHLLLAGMHEECVPDGSVDDVFVPDSLREKLGLRDSAGRFARDAFLLHSALRSRDANGRVDAVVARFNDAGEARKPSRLLMRQQGKDLPAVVQHLFAESDSTRSKGGPWRRDWVLDLPEVENPYTKDPPSRISPSALGDYLNCPLRFYLKRILKMQRYDAGKREMDAMDFGNLCHKVVEEFGRDAAVKDSVDEAEIRNYLFATLDQQIQKIYGKHLSLPLMVQQESARERLRAFAREQAAYRADGWEIVATELAVGSSQDENPLEWQLSGHPLTMVVDRIDRHEDGERWRVWDYKTSGKAHPPEEQHLKAWDEKENRLLLGDLLSAKRKNGRDRRWANLQLPIYAAFVQEHFNTGELPQVGYINLPRAVGDVGFSPWEGFDQGMLDHALVWAGHAIEHIKAGHFHQAAELSAQEREWDDFYELAPDGLAAAFGI; the protein is encoded by the coding sequence ATGTCCCAAATTGAGTTCGATCTTAGCACGGAGCCAGAGGCAGAGCCTCTACCAGACCGGGAGTTTCTCGGCTGGGATGCTCCGTTGTTAGAATCGCTGACTCAATGGCTGCTCGATCTGGGGCCGGACCTCGCGAGCACCTTGGTCGTGGTTCCCACAACCAACAGTGGCAGGCGACTCCGCATGGCGCTAGCCACTGGTGGTCCGGGCGGCACAGGGGTGTTAGCACCTCATGTGATGCCTCCCAACCGCCTGTTTGAGGCGGAACATGCGGCGTCTCGCCAAGAATCCTTGTGGGCCTGGGTGCGCACCATCCAGAATATCGCGGTCGAGGATTTTCCCACCCTGTTGCCGAACCACGTTTCCGGATCCACCCGCTCATTCAGCGCGGCACTGGCATTGGCCCGACAGCTGATGACCCTGCGCGACCAGCTGGCCGACGGCGATGCCACCTTCCGCGATGCAGGCTTTCACAGTCAGGAAAAGGAACGTTGGCAGGAACTGGAGGCTTTGGAAACGGCGATGCTGCAGCGACTCGGTCAGTGGAAGCTGTCCGACCCGGTGCTGGCGAAACGGAACACCGCAAAGAACCCCGAGCTCATCACCGGTGTCAAACGCGTCGTGCTCGCTTGTGTGCCAGATCCAACACCGCTCGCATTACGTGCGATTAAAGCTTTCCTAACAAAAAATATTCCAGTGACGGTGCTGATCCACGCCCCCGAGTCGGAAGCGGATAGTTTCGATGCCTGGGGGACACCGATCACCGAAGTCTGGCAGAGGAAAACAATCGATTTCCCCGAGTGGCAAGAGCGCATGCATGTGGTCGACTCTGCCAGCGAAGCTGCGGAAACCTGTCTGCAGGTTTTGGCTGAGGCGAAGTCGGAATCGTCTGATGTTGCGCTGGCACTTTGCGACCCTAGCTTCAGTGCCTCGTTGGGAAAATCCTTCACCGAGGCTGGTTGGCCCTTGTTTGATCCCGAGGGGAAAAGCTTGGCCGACTCGGGCTTGATGCGCCTGCTCCGTGTGATGCGCGACCTGACGGCTGAGAATGCGCCTTTCGCTGCCTTGCAAGAATTTGTCAGGCTGCCAGGCGCGGAAGAATTTTTGCCTCGAGATCTCAGCCGCCGTGCAGCCGCTGCGGAACTGGACCGACTGCAGGTCAGGCACCTGCCTGAGACAGTGAAGGATGCCTTGCAGCTGACTCGTTCAGACAGCGCCAAAGCCATCATCAACAGCGTCGGCGATGGTATTTCCAAGCTGTCATCGGATCGATCCGGTGAGGTGCTTCGACAGTGGTTGACCCGCTGGCTGAAGGCCACTGAGGATCGCTTGTCAGGCACCGCCGAGGCTGCCGAACCTCGCTTTGCCGAGGCGCTGGACGCTTTGGCCCGACTCGAACAATTCGGTGAAAAGCCGAAGCCTGCAGATGTGTTCGAAATGCTTGCGGAGAGCCTGCAATCGGCAATGGCGAGTTCTAACCGAGATTCCACCGTGCTCGATCTGCAAGGGTGGTTAGAGATTTCCTACGATCCGGCGGCGCACCTGCTGCTCGCCGGAATGCACGAAGAGTGCGTGCCTGACGGTTCGGTGGACGATGTTTTTGTGCCGGACTCCTTGCGAGAAAAACTGGGTCTCAGAGACTCGGCGGGTCGTTTCGCCCGCGATGCTTTTTTACTGCATTCGGCCCTGCGGTCACGCGATGCGAATGGTCGGGTCGATGCCGTGGTGGCTCGGTTCAACGATGCCGGAGAAGCCCGCAAGCCGTCGCGCTTGCTGATGCGTCAGCAGGGGAAGGATCTGCCTGCCGTGGTGCAGCATTTGTTTGCCGAATCCGATTCCACCCGATCGAAAGGTGGCCCATGGCGGCGCGACTGGGTGCTGGATTTACCCGAGGTGGAGAACCCCTACACCAAAGATCCGCCAAGCCGTATTTCACCCTCGGCTTTGGGCGATTACCTGAATTGTCCACTACGCTTCTATCTCAAGCGGATATTAAAAATGCAGCGCTACGATGCCGGCAAGCGTGAGATGGATGCCATGGACTTCGGTAATCTCTGCCACAAAGTGGTGGAAGAGTTCGGCCGTGATGCGGCGGTGAAAGACTCCGTGGACGAAGCTGAAATCCGCAATTATTTGTTCGCTACTCTCGACCAGCAGATCCAAAAAATCTACGGCAAACATCTCAGCCTGCCGCTGATGGTGCAGCAGGAAAGTGCGCGTGAACGCCTGCGGGCATTCGCGAGAGAACAAGCCGCCTATCGCGCTGATGGCTGGGAAATTGTCGCCACCGAACTGGCAGTGGGTAGCAGTCAGGATGAGAACCCACTCGAGTGGCAACTAAGCGGGCATCCGCTGACGATGGTTGTCGACCGCATTGACCGCCATGAAGACGGCGAGCGCTGGCGTGTCTGGGATTACAAAACCTCCGGCAAGGCACACCCGCCTGAAGAGCAGCATCTGAAAGCGTGGGACGAAAAGGAAAACCGACTATTGTTAGGCGACCTGTTATCGGCCAAACGAAAAAATGGCAGAGATCGTCGCTGGGCCAACTTGCAGTTGCCCATCTACGCCGCCTTCGTGCAGGAGCATTTTAACACCGGGGAGCTGCCACAGGTGGGCTACATCAATTTACCTCGCGCTGTGGGAGATGTTGGATTTAGCCCATGGGAAGGTTTTGATCAGGGGATGTTAGATCACGCGCTGGTCTGGGCCGGTCATGCCATTGAGCACATCAAAGCCGGCCATTTCCATCAAGCGGCCGAGCTCTCCGCCCAAGAGCGCGAGTGGGACGATTTTTACGAGCTGGCCCCCGATGGCTTGGCCGCCGCATTTGGCATTTGA
- a CDS encoding glycoside hydrolase family 75 protein — translation MATPPNNSHNHDPHEIEGVKRRGSKAASFPWIRASFFVLVCGLVVVSQGPLPGKIWRKLKSLQNHERNERPSQPATAEDGAAPVTVTPPEPPPVVPPKIIVPTDHTASSGGDIRKMSKGFILETKVSVEKGKAASLERVKDESYTASYELKIRLPEATRTMDQLHQVNPELGSMLPGLAAMLPKAQVSPFFYQLYENKTKRLKLKATKLDELMTRHNFYDCETMLKLKNESTGRRLLLVQAEMDVVSDGSDGDRLPTMPDKIVNSTHYQPMTSYGWRKTGKTPNPLIAGWKRRIENANKELALAGTSAERKSWLRMRIAKIKREIQDMEARSYLIADYDPFIVMPINMVTARGDKYAAKVGDYAVVAYKNKLYPAIVGDAGPSFKVGEASLRMAKELNPRASPYSRPVSDLTVTYLVFPGSADKFQAPDYSRWHERCSSLLTEVGGLGAGVTLHQWENTLPEIETDTESTDTTAAP, via the coding sequence ATGGCAACGCCCCCTAACAATTCGCATAACCATGACCCTCACGAGATCGAAGGGGTGAAGCGCAGAGGCTCGAAAGCAGCCTCGTTTCCCTGGATTCGGGCATCTTTTTTTGTGCTCGTCTGTGGCTTGGTCGTCGTCTCGCAGGGGCCGCTGCCGGGGAAAATCTGGCGTAAGCTCAAGTCCTTGCAGAACCATGAGCGCAACGAGCGCCCCTCGCAACCCGCCACCGCTGAGGACGGTGCCGCCCCCGTGACGGTCACTCCGCCGGAACCACCACCGGTCGTTCCGCCTAAAATCATCGTTCCCACCGACCACACCGCCAGCTCAGGGGGCGATATTCGCAAGATGTCGAAAGGCTTCATCCTCGAAACCAAGGTGAGTGTGGAAAAAGGCAAGGCGGCGTCTCTCGAGAGAGTGAAGGACGAAAGTTATACCGCGAGCTACGAACTGAAGATCCGTCTGCCGGAAGCCACGCGAACCATGGATCAGCTTCATCAGGTGAACCCCGAGCTGGGCAGCATGCTCCCGGGTCTCGCAGCGATGCTTCCCAAGGCTCAGGTGTCGCCATTTTTCTATCAGCTATACGAAAACAAAACTAAGCGACTGAAACTGAAAGCGACGAAGCTGGACGAACTGATGACGCGGCACAATTTTTACGATTGTGAAACCATGCTCAAGTTGAAGAACGAGAGCACTGGCAGGCGCCTGCTGCTGGTTCAAGCCGAGATGGATGTGGTCTCGGACGGTTCCGATGGCGATCGCTTGCCAACCATGCCCGACAAGATAGTCAACTCCACCCACTACCAGCCGATGACTAGTTACGGCTGGCGAAAAACCGGTAAGACACCAAACCCCTTGATCGCCGGTTGGAAACGGAGAATTGAAAATGCCAATAAGGAGCTGGCACTTGCTGGCACTAGTGCGGAGCGCAAGAGTTGGTTGCGGATGCGCATTGCCAAGATCAAACGCGAAATCCAGGACATGGAAGCCCGCAGTTATCTCATTGCGGACTACGATCCCTTCATTGTCATGCCCATCAACATGGTCACAGCACGCGGCGATAAGTATGCGGCGAAGGTGGGGGATTACGCTGTGGTGGCTTATAAAAACAAACTCTACCCGGCGATCGTCGGTGACGCTGGCCCCAGCTTTAAAGTAGGTGAGGCATCGCTGCGGATGGCAAAGGAGCTGAACCCCAGGGCGAGCCCGTATTCTCGTCCGGTCAGTGACCTCACCGTGACTTATCTGGTCTTTCCCGGCAGTGCAGACAAGTTCCAAGCTCCCGACTACTCACGTTGGCACGAACGATGTTCCAGCTTGCTTACCGAGGTGGGTGGTTTGGGCGCGGGTGTGACGTTGCATCAGTGGGAAAATACTCTGCCTGAGATCGAAACTGACACAGAATCAACGGACACGACCGCAGCTCCCTGA
- a CDS encoding DMT family transporter: protein MKTTPPTSALIPAIVILGAFLFSSKGIVIKLMYAEGLSPASVLMLRMIIALPFYLVIAIILRKKLGAISSRDWCSIAGLALLGYFLCSLVNMIGLQFISVGLERVILFCYPSVVLLGSAMVQRKRPAKALLAACLLSWIGLYLVIQDEIHLHHQASRILLGSGLVFFSAVLYACYILISKPLIMRVGSEAYTSVVMCISCVWVLGYFATTEGDIGALTASAKVLSYGVIIGVFGTVLPTYILSFGLSKIPATSYAVLSSAGPVATIILSLAMAGQFPSGLQCAGVALSVTGSLLASQQR, encoded by the coding sequence ATGAAAACCACACCTCCGACCTCCGCCCTGATACCAGCCATCGTCATTCTGGGTGCCTTTCTCTTTTCCTCGAAAGGGATTGTCATCAAGTTGATGTATGCCGAGGGACTCAGTCCCGCCAGTGTTTTGATGCTGCGGATGATCATCGCTTTGCCCTTCTACTTGGTGATCGCTATCATCCTGCGTAAAAAGTTAGGCGCCATCTCCAGCCGAGACTGGTGCAGCATTGCCGGTCTCGCCTTGCTCGGCTATTTCCTCTGCTCCTTGGTCAACATGATCGGGCTGCAATTCATCAGCGTCGGTTTGGAACGAGTGATCTTATTCTGCTACCCTTCTGTTGTGCTGTTAGGATCGGCGATGGTTCAGCGGAAACGACCCGCCAAGGCCTTGCTGGCAGCCTGTTTGCTGTCGTGGATCGGACTCTACTTGGTCATCCAAGATGAAATTCATCTCCACCACCAGGCCTCCCGAATTTTGCTCGGCAGTGGCCTGGTGTTCTTTAGCGCCGTCCTCTACGCCTGTTATATCTTGATTTCAAAACCCTTGATCATGCGGGTGGGATCCGAGGCATACACCAGCGTGGTCATGTGCATATCCTGCGTATGGGTCCTCGGCTACTTTGCCACGACGGAGGGCGATATCGGCGCACTAACAGCCTCCGCTAAAGTGCTCAGCTACGGGGTCATCATCGGCGTCTTTGGCACCGTGCTTCCCACCTATATTTTATCCTTCGGGCTTTCGAAAATCCCCGCCACGTCCTACGCGGTGCTTTCCTCGGCAGGGCCTGTGGCAACCATTATCCTGTCGTTGGCAATGGCCGGTCAGTTCCCCAGTGGACTGCAATGCGCCGGAGTTGCACTCTCGGTGACGGGGAGTTTGTTAGCCAGCCAGCAGCGATGA
- the gyrA gene encoding DNA gyrase subunit A, with amino-acid sequence MSNDNIKPINVADEMSKSFLDYSMSVIISRALPDARDGLKPSQRRILYAMHNDLSLSPTKPHLKSARIVGDTMGKYHPHGDSAIYTTLVNMAQPWTMRETLIDGQGNFGSVEGDAAAAMRYTEARLTHMGTAMMTDLEKETCDFQPTYDETRNEPCVLPAAIPNLLVNGGTGIAVGMATNIPSHNMGEVIDGVCARIDNPQLTIEELKQHIKGPDFAGRCEIRGFKGIDSYFHTGRGSIKMRGTMEVEEKASGIAIITITDVPHGVNRAVLQQRIAELVREKILLDISGMRDLSDDETRIEITLKRDARPQVVINQIFKLTAMETSFGVNMLAIHERRPKQLSIMDALDCFIEHRREVIIRRTRFLLQKAEDRAENLEAFLLALGHLDDFIKIIRDSKNRDEARERLKAYTFPVTTAEQLGILIRSQPSVRGEKYVFTDRQVNAILELRLYQLTGMERDKVKTEYDNILEEIKDYLDILAKEARVLAIIKDELLLIKEKHATPRRCPILPDDGEIAIEDLIANDGMIVTLSNKGYIKRTPSAEYRVQARGGKGVRGMETRKSNKAEDEEDDFVEQLFSAQAHDYLMFFTNTGRVYVERVYGIPEGSRASKGRSIKNVLNLAADENIAATLRLERKTNEDGEDITFGEENGFVLFATRNGKVKKTSLSDFKNYRKDGIIAIKLDEANELIDVRLTSGSDEVVLVTRKGLSLRFNEEQSRSMGRATAGVQGIKPVDGDYVVGLALVNDEGTLLVASENGIGKRSPFADYRSQSRGGKGIITMKCNEKTGEVVGAATVFADDELMLMTSDGQSIRIRCADVREAGRNTQGVKLVTLKEGEKLQDIARVVPDDDSDEEETDAASEESTDVDPSAESTDAPEGEE; translated from the coding sequence ATGTCGAACGACAATATAAAACCAATCAACGTAGCCGACGAGATGTCGAAGTCCTTCTTGGACTACTCGATGTCGGTGATTATTTCCCGTGCTTTGCCAGATGCGCGTGACGGCCTGAAGCCATCACAGCGGCGTATCCTCTACGCGATGCACAACGACCTATCGCTTTCCCCGACCAAACCTCACTTGAAGAGTGCGCGTATTGTGGGTGACACGATGGGTAAGTATCACCCGCACGGTGACAGCGCCATTTACACCACCCTGGTGAACATGGCCCAACCGTGGACGATGCGTGAAACGCTCATCGATGGTCAGGGTAACTTCGGTTCTGTCGAAGGTGACGCCGCTGCAGCGATGCGATACACCGAGGCCCGCCTGACCCACATGGGCACGGCGATGATGACCGATCTCGAAAAAGAGACCTGTGATTTCCAACCCACCTATGATGAAACCCGTAACGAACCCTGCGTTCTTCCGGCAGCTATTCCTAACCTGTTAGTCAACGGTGGCACAGGCATCGCGGTGGGTATGGCCACGAACATTCCATCCCATAACATGGGCGAGGTGATCGATGGGGTCTGCGCCAGAATCGATAACCCACAGCTCACCATCGAGGAGCTGAAGCAGCATATCAAGGGGCCTGACTTTGCCGGGCGTTGCGAAATCCGCGGCTTCAAGGGGATTGATTCCTATTTCCACACCGGTCGTGGCAGCATCAAGATGCGAGGCACGATGGAGGTGGAGGAAAAAGCCTCCGGCATCGCCATCATCACCATCACCGATGTGCCCCACGGGGTGAACCGGGCTGTTCTACAGCAACGAATCGCCGAGCTGGTGCGGGAGAAAATCCTGCTCGATATCTCCGGCATGCGTGACTTGTCCGATGATGAAACACGCATCGAGATCACCCTCAAGCGCGACGCCCGTCCGCAGGTGGTGATCAATCAGATTTTCAAACTCACCGCGATGGAAACATCTTTCGGGGTGAACATGCTCGCCATTCACGAACGCCGGCCGAAACAGCTGTCGATCATGGATGCGCTGGACTGCTTCATCGAGCACCGCCGTGAGGTGATCATCCGCCGGACACGCTTCCTGTTGCAGAAAGCCGAAGACCGTGCTGAGAACTTGGAGGCCTTCCTTCTGGCGCTCGGCCACCTCGATGATTTCATCAAGATCATCCGCGATTCTAAGAACCGCGATGAAGCGCGTGAGCGACTCAAGGCCTACACTTTCCCTGTGACTACCGCCGAGCAGTTAGGCATCCTCATCCGCTCGCAGCCTAGCGTTCGCGGTGAGAAATACGTGTTCACCGATCGCCAGGTTAACGCTATCCTCGAACTCCGCCTCTACCAACTCACCGGTATGGAGCGCGACAAGGTGAAGACCGAATACGATAACATCCTCGAGGAAATCAAAGACTACTTGGACATCCTTGCCAAGGAAGCCCGCGTGCTCGCGATCATCAAAGATGAGCTGCTGCTGATTAAGGAAAAACACGCGACTCCGCGCCGTTGCCCTATTCTTCCTGATGATGGTGAGATTGCCATCGAGGACCTGATTGCCAACGACGGCATGATCGTAACGCTCTCTAACAAAGGTTATATCAAGCGCACACCATCCGCCGAATACCGTGTTCAGGCACGTGGCGGTAAGGGGGTGCGGGGCATGGAAACTCGGAAGTCGAACAAAGCGGAAGACGAAGAGGACGATTTTGTCGAGCAGCTGTTCTCCGCCCAGGCGCATGATTACCTCATGTTCTTCACCAACACCGGTCGTGTTTACGTCGAGCGTGTTTACGGTATTCCTGAAGGCTCCCGTGCTTCCAAAGGCCGGAGTATCAAGAATGTGCTCAACCTCGCTGCGGACGAAAACATCGCCGCGACACTGCGTCTCGAACGTAAAACAAACGAAGACGGTGAGGACATCACCTTTGGCGAGGAAAATGGCTTTGTTCTGTTCGCTACCCGCAACGGCAAGGTGAAGAAAACGTCGCTCAGCGACTTCAAGAATTACCGCAAGGATGGCATCATTGCGATCAAACTGGACGAGGCCAACGAGCTCATCGATGTGCGCCTGACCTCTGGCTCTGATGAGGTTGTGCTGGTGACCCGCAAGGGCCTCAGCCTGCGCTTCAATGAAGAGCAATCTCGCTCCATGGGCCGCGCCACCGCCGGTGTGCAAGGCATCAAACCGGTCGATGGGGACTACGTCGTCGGCCTCGCTCTGGTCAATGACGAGGGCACTCTGTTAGTAGCCTCCGAGAATGGCATCGGTAAACGCTCACCATTTGCCGATTACCGATCGCAGTCACGCGGCGGTAAGGGCATCATCACCATGAAGTGCAATGAGAAAACCGGAGAGGTCGTTGGCGCAGCCACCGTCTTCGCCGATGATGAACTCATGTTGATGACCTCCGACGGTCAATCGATCCGTATCCGCTGCGCCGACGTGCGTGAGGCCGGACGAAATACCCAAGGGGTGAAACTGGTCACTCTCAAAGAGGGCGAGAAACTTCAGGATATCGCCCGCGTGGTGCCGGATGACGACTCTGACGAGGAGGAAACGGATGCCGCATCCGAGGAATCCACCGATGTCGATCCATCTGCCGAATCTACCGACGCTCCTGAGGGGGAGGAGTAA